attatgaatccATTTTATGCTCCTGAAAGGTATCCAGTGTTCCTTCATCCTCCAGCAGCTTCACATCATGGTGCGGTGTGGGAAAAGTTGATTCTTATTTTAAGGCAAGTCTTCTCTTGTACAAGAACAAACAGTTGACGAAGAATTAATCATGATCTGGATGGAATGACACCTAACCATGTTCTGCTTCAAATATGTTAAATTAATCCAAACCGAGTTTTGACCCACTTCAAGATTGTTTTTCCAGTTTCTATGGACATTTAATCAACATGCACACTAATGCTGGTGAGAAGTATTGTTCCATTGTGTCTATACAGAGCCTTGCTATGTTACCattgtttgtgtgactgtgtacgAGTCTGcttgtttctctttctcacttacTTTCGGatttgtttgcctgtgtgttttgcttctatggatgtgaatgttttttgaCTGTACCTTTTGGATTCTGTTATGGATTTGTTGTCACTGGATTTTCCATTAAATCTGTATATGGATCCCACACATTCTGCCTTTGGGGCTTCATTACATGCAGTAAGACACAGGTGATTGTGGTGGATTTGGTTCGACACACTCTGTATTTGATTAAGTGTGTCGGACTGATGTTCTATTGGTTGCTTATGGCTTGCAGTTACGGAATCAGTAAAAGATGCATACGGCTCAAAAGCACATGTCTCGTGTCGTTCGTTaaaatacactacagtatacaacaTCGTCAGAAGTGACGGTGGAGTGAGTACCGCAAACTGCTTTGATTCATGTGAACTGTCTTGCATGCCAGCTAAAAACAAAAGGCGCGAGTGCTAAAGAAGAGAAGTGAAAGTCAAACTTGCCATTCTGCTTCACACAATTGGAGAAGAGGCATTAGAAGTGAACATATTCAACATCTCTCTCATTGATGAAGAGAACGAGACGATGGAAGACGTGCTTATAGCATTCAGAGGCTATTGCAATCCTCAAAAAAATGCCTGAATGAATCCCCTGCACAAATGTTAATGGGCAGAGTCCTGAGGAGCACACTCCCATGCTCTAGCGCTGCGCTTCAACAGTCAAACCCACAACATGTACACAAAAGGCTGGTGGATTTGCAATCTCGTATGTGGCATCGGTACAACCCACATGCCAAGACACTACCTGTGCTGGTTCCAGGGTCCACAGTACATATGCAGACCAGATATGGATGGAGGCCTTCTGTTGTGGTGCACCAGAGAGATGAACCCCGGTCTTACACAATGCAAACACCAGCTGGAAAAACGTTCAGGAGGAATTGACACCACTTGAGAGAGATATACCCAAGTCTGTGCAAAGGTGTTGATCCTGATGAACACCTGAGAACTCTCCGGTGAGAATGGCTGAACATCCAACTCCCCACACAAGAAGTGGCAGGGCAGTAATACGGCCGACTAGATATAATGATTATGTTGTGATATGGAAgtgtctaaaaaaaaaggtgaacaGTATTCTTTAACAGATTAAGCAAAATTTTGTCAAAGAAATTTGAAGGGACTGATGTTTACAGAGAGCACTTGTGAGTAAATGTTCACAATGGTGTTTTGGTTAGTTAAATTAGTCAAGTGTTTAATTAATGTTTCTGTCTGATAGAGTTGAACATGCACATGAGTAGATTTGTGTTTAAATAGTGTTGTTGAATGTGCTAATTAATAATGTTACTACCTTAAGATAGATGTTCTGCCTTAAGggtttcttatttgtttttataattatttttcttttttggaggTTATAGGGAGCTGGGTGCCATTTTATGTCCCAGTTTCTCCTGTTTTGTGGTAAGGAAGGGAGTCAGGGAAttggttttcatttattttaattgtttagcTTCAGGCATCCTTACTTTACTTTACCCTTTACTTTaccttttactttactttacccTTTACTTTTACCACCTGTTCCTAGTTTCCCTTGATGCGCAGCTCTATGTCTGTCATGATTGTCAGTCATTATTTGTGATGGGACGCCGGGTTATCCAGGTTATGTTTccatgtatttttgtttcatgtATGTTTAATAAAAGCAGTGCATGCACCAAATCTTGCAAATGAGTCTGATCTGCTAAATGCAGGAGATCAGTGCAGATTTGCGTTTGATCCCCGCCACCAGCTGCGTTTGTCCTAAAACTGCGTTTGTCCCTACACTTGAAGCAGGTCTATTACTTTCTCTCTATGTTCCactgatgaataaatgattgtctttctgcacagagacataaaatttgttttaatattatgttattattatgcttcaaacatgaacaaagaacGAATCTGATTGTCAAGCACATTGTAGGACTAATATTTCTACTGataactttattcattttttaatgtcaagaaggagaaaaaaaagactgtgTATAAaggtaacactgtgtgtgtgtgtgtgtgtgagagtgagagagagagagagagagagagagagagagagagagagagagagagaaagtataTAGTGATTATTCTAATAGAATAGAATCTAATAAATGTTTccttattatattttttgtcatttctgttATTAAGTTGCTGTTTATTCTAGTTGCTGTTgctattttattctttattcttatgtTTAGAAGAGTTGTCTTTCATCAGATATAATGATCCAAACTCTCAATAGCTTGTTCTTTATTGAAGCGTCTCCAGTCTTTGGGGATCTCACCATAACcctgaaatgttttatcatAGTACTTTTCCAGGTCTTTCTGGAATCTGCACACAAACCATTTCCAGTATGCGAGCTGTGAAATGTCTGGGGCGATGCTCCAGGTTGCATAGACTCCTCCTGCTGTTCTGTATGATTTGTATGGAATACACACATCTTCACTACCATGTGGGTAGAAACATTCATAACTTTGCACCATTGTTGTGCAGACAGTAGAGCGGAGATTAGTTGTGCTATTGAAAAACATCCCACTTATACCATCTACCCTATGGAAGGGGACACTGTGATCTCCGTCATGATCCTCTACTGTGTTGGTGCAGGTGGCTTGACAGAATGGACACTGAACCCAGCAGCATTTACAGAGATGTTCAATCAGAAGCTCATCTGGCTTCTTCCTGAACTTCTCAATTTTGATGTCTTTTACATCTTTAAAGCTTTTGTCTAGCTCTGACATCATGTCAGTGAGACCATCACTAACAAGCTGCTGTAGAAATTCAAAGTCTGTAATTTCTTTGTGATCAGTGAAGGTTATTTCTTTTAAGCTCAGTTTATCTTTTAGTAAACTGGTGAAACTTCTCAGCCACATGTCTGCATCACCACAGCTGTTCTTGACCTCTTCAGTTGCAATGTGAACAGCATTTCTTACAGTCTTCACTTTCTCTTTTAgatttcctttaaaaatgttcagaaCTGTGTTGTTCTCAGAAATGTACTCATTAACCTTCTCTGTAATGAAATGTTTGAAGTGCTTTTGGGGATAATGAATGTATTCCATGTACTTGTTAAAGTCCTCTTTTTCTGCGAGACTTTTCAGGATGTGTATCTCAAGCTTTGTTCTGTTGCCGTTAAACTCTGGCATGATGGATCTGATCTGTGTTGCCAAATCAATGGCAGATTTATTGTAAACTACTTGCAGGATGGATTCTCTCAGGTTACTGCAGatcagttcaccaaacacttttgttgttgttgctcctTTGCAGTAGTTTCTAAAGACACTGTAatagtgtgttttcttcttgGACAAATAAacttttggatcatttgcatcCCTGAATAGGTTATGGTGCTCCACAAATCTGCAATTCATAAGTTCACACACATGAAGGCAGAGATCCAGAGTGAACTCCTTGTTGATCTTAATtctctgtttctcactgtgGTGTTGTCCAACTCTCTTCTTGACAAGGTCTGTTATTTCCTGTATATAGCTGTCTTTGTACCCGAATCTTGTGATTTTGTTGCATGTCATCTTGATCATTCCATCAGTTTCTTTGATCACATCTATAACCAGAGTTCTTACTAACTCATTGTCTTCATAAGCGAGTTTATTCATGCCAGGGATGTAATGAGTTAACTTCTGTCTTTTGAGGTTTGCAACGTAAGGTGAATAATCTGCCAGTTTGTCTATATGTCTGTAGTCTAATAGAGACCTTTGTTTATACACAGAAGCTTGTTCATTACCCGAAGACAAAATCTTTACAGCATCTTCCCAAAAATTAAAAGTTCTGTCTGGAGGTGTCTCGCATGTAAATTCACCCACCTCCAGTGTGTCTCGTGTCATCTCAGTGACCCATTTGTCCCACAATTTGTCAAATTCTTTTTTAAGAACTTCATCAGTAATTTCACTTTTCAGTTTCAGAGCGAGGTCTTTGCTCAGATTGAACAGTTTGGTGTTGTATTCTTTTTGTGTGCTTTGTAGTTCAAAAGTCTCTCGTGTATGTTGATGTTGTATAACTTCATTCacattttgtttggtgtttCTGACAAGGTCTTCATAAAGTTCTCTGATTTTAATTTCACATCTCACTCTCCACTgaattaaaatgtctttgtctttgtcctctTCAAAACATCTCCTCATTGAGTTGTCCACTTCCTCTTTGGTCTTTTTCATGGAAGAATAAAGATCCTGTTCTTTAATTTCTTCAAGTTTTTCAATTCTGTTATAAAGTTTTTCTTCAATTGTTAACATTGCACTTCTGAGGGTCCAGGTCCATTTTCCAAACTCATTCTCCAGTTGTCTGTACACTGCAATCTCCAGTGTGTTTTTGAAGCTAAACACAAAGTTCTCATTGAGTAATGCATTCCAAAGGTCACTAATGCGTGATTtaaactgagagagagtgataccAGTAGATGGAGTAGcttttttgaaaatgtctttctttAGATCCAGGACATTTCTGCTGTATGATGGGTTTGGTGGTGCCATTGGTGGACTTCCCTCCCAGAGCTTTGCAAAATAATACACATCATCTTGTACATTGAATTCAATAACATCACTGAAACAATCAGCTTCACAGTCTTCTTCTTTAGCAGCTAGCTTGGTCATTTCATCCAGTTTTTCCTGTAAGCGTCTCCTTCCTTCCATGTTTTTCTCTCCAGCAGTGATGTCTCCAACATTCTGATGGACAAACATGCATCTGGGATTCAGTCggaccttcttcatcctcagaAAGGCCTGAACAACAATCTGAAGGATGTCCTGCATCTCAGCAGGGTTCTCTCCAAAGATGTTGATTAAGGTCAGGTTTCCGAGACCAACAACGAATGTGGCGAGTTCATTGTCATGATGACGAGTGAATTTTCCTGCAAGCTCAAGAGCTCGAAGTCCTTCAGTATCTACAACTATTATGTAGTCAAACTTCAGCTCTTCCTTCATCTCCTCTGACACTTTGACCAGCTGCATGAAGGCTCCTCTGGTGCACCTTGAGGCACTGACAGCAAACTGGAGACCAAACATGGCATTCAGCATGGTGGATTTCCCAGATCTCTGAATCCCCATAACCGACAGCACAAACACCCTCTGATCCCCCAGTATCTTCACAAGTTCATCTAGAACTGCTGAAACCCAGATCAGAGGAACGTGAGCAGCATCTCCATCCATCAGCTCTAGTGGATGACCAGATTTTAAGACTTCTGCTGCAAGCTTAGGGAGAGAGGTGAAGGTTTTTCCTTTATATTGTTCATTGGATTTTTGTACAGAAATAAAAGCCTCGTATATTTGGCCCATCTCTCTGAGGATGTGTTCCAAACCAAAAGTTGCTGCATTCagtttttctgaaattttctCAAGCGCATTTTGTTCCAGCTTCATTTGATCTGATTTGTCATGTTTCTTCTTTAGGTCTAAAACTGCCTTCCACTTTTCATTGTACTGGTCATGAAGTTCTGAAAGATCACCTGAGGTGTGTTTGTCCAGGAGAATCCCAAcccattttaaaaagaataatctttcattttctcctAGAACGTGCAGTGAGGAGGTGAACTGTACCATAAGACCAGAGAGTCTGTAATTATGCTGATCTTCACgggttttcttcattttttcttgtttttcagaCTTCTTCATTTCTAAGTTGTTCCCATGAAGTCGATGCAGGTCTTTGTTCATCTCACACCAGTCGTGCCATAACTTCCCCTGACAGGGCAGAAATGTTTCCTTTAATTCTGAACCTTCATATGCCTCTAACTGGCTCATGAGCATCTGTGCAGCTTTTTTCCCTATCTTGCATTCAATGTCATCTTCATCTTTTGTAATCACTTCAGGTTTGTTCAGATCTTCAGTTCTGAAAATTGATGGTGACTTTGAAAGACACTCTTTGATGGTTGTTCTGAGATTCTTGGCTACATCTGTATGATTTCTGTCTTTAAGACCAATTCTGTAATTTCCACTCATGGATCTAGTGGCACATGATTTGTCCTCAGGAAGTAGACAGATCAGTGGTTTGGTGTCTCTGAAGAGCTTCTGTATTATCTCCTTATATGCTGCTTTTTCAGGATTAGAGACAAGTACAACATTCACTGAGGACATTTCAATCAGGATTTCCATTTGCTTTTTATTAGCTTCTGCATCACCATGGAGATTACAGAATGCCACACAGTCAGGGAAATAATCAGTTTCCTTCCCTGATGGACAGAACCAAGCGATCTCCACCATTCCATCCATCAGGAGCCGGTTCTTGATGCTTCCTGGACAGTGTCTGTGGAAGAATGTGTGATGATTTTCATTGATCAAGCTGTTCATCAACTGAGACTTGGATGAAGAAACAGCACCGAGCCTGAAGAAAGCCACCATTGGAGTTTGAGCTTCAGACATGGCCTGGTTTTGACTGACTGCAGCAGAGTGACTCTTCCAACTCTTTCTGATTTGGCGAAAAGTCCAGAGAGGAAACTCAATCTCTCTGGTGAAGGGATTGGGCACCAGCAGAGGCAGAGCGTACTGACACTGATCTAGTTTAGTCACTATTAGCTGCTTTAGGAAATGATCAGAGCAGTGGAACACGGCCATCTGGACATCCATTGGGTGAATAGGATATTTATGGGTTTCACTGTCCAAAGATTCTGtctttgtcaaaaaaaaatcatcaaagtCATCGTTGTCTTCTTTATCTCCAGTGTTTAAGTAAGTGTGTTCAGAACTGCTGGAGTCCTCTTCAGTTGTAATGTATCTTGCTCTGTAGTCCATCATTAGCATTCTTTGTAGAAAGGTTTCCACTAAGTTCTCCTCTATACAAGGCTCTTGTAATAAAGTTATTTGAAGAACATctgatgttttcattttttctttgtacTTTTCATTAAGCTTCAGTCTGATCATCAGTTGCTCTGGTTTTGTCATTTCGAGCTTTTTCTGTTCTTCACAAATTGATAAATCTTCATGCCCAGttattgttttctgtaaaataaGATGTAACATTCTGgttataaataattgttaaatgacAGTCAACATTTCATCCATCACTTCCATTACTAAGCAACAATAAGTATACAGTTGTGACAGAGCTGTCTAAAGAATATATTAGATGTTGGGGTTACGACAAAAGCAATTAGCCAGTGAGCTGATTTCCACCAACATATCAAACATATTCTCACATAGATTAAGAACGTTTCCTTTTCCACATGTGTATCTTGGAAACTGTAAATCAAAttcagaaagaagaaaacaaaccaacatCTAACCAGTATGTTTCAGTTTATaacatgattattattttaaaggaGAAATATCACCAACCTTGTTGCATACCAAGCGTTTGTATATCTCGTTTTCTTTCTACCGTGTATGACCATTGTTCTGCTTAATCAGTTTGGGCCATGCTGTTAGCCTTGctcttgtctgtttgtttgctctGCCTCTGCTATTGTTTTGGTTTGAACTTTTGGCTCGTGTTTCCCATTCACGATTTTGCCTGACAATTTGGATTGAATGCTCTGGATTTTTCTCATTAAAGCTGTGTTCTCTATTCTGCATATGGATTCTTTTGTCTCCTCATTACACTGCTACAACTCTACTTTCTAGGTCTGACCGATAGTCAGTACAACAATGTCTTTTGTGATGCTGAGATTATACtgttcacacaaaaaaacaacaactctgaCTTGTGTTTTAGTCACATCCCACCTTTGCTGTAGGGAGCAAAAAGCTGCCTTCTCAGATTTATAACGATTCCATAAATATGTAAAAGACTCTATAAAATTAGTCTCAGAGAGGTTTTCCTTGCTACTTTCATCTCTGGCTTGCTTATTaggttaaatttttttaaatgttcatctGGAATTGATAGATTTCTCTAGAATTTTGGATAAAAGTGTTGACTTTCCCAGTCTTCATGCTTATTCTGGATAAGGGaattttacaaatttttaaTTGTCACATTATCCTCTTAGACAATGTGGAATTAAAGATCTCACTCTCAAGCCAGGTAAAGTGgcattattgtcatttcaaccaaagatatctgatatacagtagcacacagtgaaatgaatcaACATTCCTCCAGAATCATGGTGCAACATAAAACAACATCTAAATGACGCAACacagaacaaagacaaaatagACCTTCACAGgactacataaagtgcaaaacAGTAATTACTAAAACTGTACAATAGGACCAGCAAAAGATAAGCAGACACTTCTAGTGTGGAGAAAACCTTCTTGGTTTTCCTGTTATGGGCCGCCACAGCGAATtgtctgtttccacctaacacTATCCGTGGCATCCTATACTCTCCAATAGACGGActtccatatatctcctctttggccttcctcttgacctggCAGCTCCATATCAAAATCCTCCTTCCAGTATAACCACTCTCCCTCTTCTGACCTTGTTCCCAAAATAGCCAACCTGAGCTCTGATGTGCttattcctaatcctgtccatcctcatcactcctaaagagaacatCAACATCctccatctctgctacctcaTGCCCATTTCTCATTGCTACAGTCTCTAAAAAATGGTCTCACTACTATCTTGTACATCTTTCCTGTGATTTgttctgacactcttctgtcacacaataCTCCTGACACTCACTCCAGCCCACCTGACACTTgtctcttcacctcttttccacatttcCCGTCGCACTGTATGGTTGACTctaaatacttaaactcctgcaccctCTTGccctcagccccctgtaacttcactgttctacttccctccctcttgTTCAAACACTTATATTCTGTCTTActatgactgactttcattcctcttttttaaagagcagacctccacctttccaggtgttcctccacctgctctctactctcaatacagatcacaatgtcatccgcAAACATCTTTGTCCAcagagattcctgtctgactttatCTGTCAgcctgtccatcaccatagcacacctaaccctaacccaggatTTTTAAATGATACTTTTGCAAGTACACCTATTAGAGACATATTACCTATTAAATTAGTAAATTAATTTATctttaatttgaaataatttataTCATCATAACTTCTGATATGGTCAGGTGTGAACGGTACAGTCTCCCTTCCCCAGCTATAGTTGGTTGCATCAGCGATGGTGAGGAGACTGAGTACAGGATTAAATTGGATAACTTTGGCATATGGTGTGAGGGGAACCATCTACAGCTCAAAGGAGCTTTCTACAAGAAGTGCCAGAGCTGTCTCTACTTTCTAAGGAGACTGAGGTCCTTCAACATCTGCAGCATAATGCTGAAGGAGTCTGTGGTAGCcatatctttcttttttgttgcatGCTGAGGCAGTGATCTGAATGTAGCTGATGCCAACAGAATGAACAAACTAATTTGTAAGGCTGGTGATGTTGTATGAGTGGAGCTGGACTCTCTGGCTGTAGTGTCAGAAAGAAGGATGTTGTCTAAGCTGCTGGCCATCTCAGACAACATCTTCCGCACACTCCATGATGTCCTGGACGGATACAGGAGTATGTTCAGTCGCAGACTCGTCTAACCAAGGTGCTCCACAGAGTGACACCGGAAAACCGTCCTGCCGAAGTCCATCAGACTTTACAATTCCTCAGTACAACAACATCTCTATATATAAGTTTCTATTAGTGTATTCTTATGTTGGTGACTTGGAACTGTGGTAACAAACCCAATTTCCCACTGgagattaataaagtattctgataaatacacactgatacatTTTCATTCAACACAACCCTGGTATGTTGATGTCCTTCTAAGAGTGCACAAGAATCTTCTTACCTGTCTCTCTTCTGTTGGGTCTTGTTTCTGGCATGTGACAAAGTCTGTGAATAAAATTTTAACAGAGCATTTAGGAGACAATACATGTTGATTTTATGCTGGTGTCACTTGGTTGTGGAGCCATTACATTTTCAGGTTGTCAGTCACAAAAAATAGGAATattcaaaagaaatgaaaaactcCTCTTgtacatatcctgaactactctgacatacttctctgccactcctgacatcctcatacagtaccatagctcctctctcTTCACCCTGTCATACACTTTCTTTAAatccacagagacacagtggagctccttctgaccatctctgtacttcttCATTAACATTCTTCATGCAACACAATATTTTTTGGATCATATGGTGCAGACACCAAATTTTTtgacaaacatttaaattgtacaACGTGATAGCCATCAGAATACAAGTCTATCAGTTGTTCTAAATCCTATATCCAATCATCTCAAGGATAGTTGAACaacattgtttt
The Tachysurus fulvidraco isolate hzauxx_2018 chromosome 7, HZAU_PFXX_2.0, whole genome shotgun sequence DNA segment above includes these coding regions:
- the LOC113634702 gene encoding interferon-induced very large GTPase 1-like, translating into MASGEGSELRIVLLGKSPLHTSSLGNLILGNSVFETEDSPHLVKQCKSVSRQVEGRNITIINAPHLFDPKLSREELSQKIRDCVLHEHGPHVFLLAVQPHDFTEEDRIQLRRILNNCSDDTIKSSIVITLDDFVTCQKQDPTEERQKTITGHEDLSICEEQKKLEMTKPEQLMIRLKLNEKYKEKMKTSDVLQITLLQEPCIEENLVETFLQRMLMMDYRARYITTEEDSSSSEHTYLNTGDKEDNDDFDDFFLTKTESLDSETHKYPIHPMDVQMAVFHCSDHFLKQLIVTKLDQCQYALPLLVPNPFTREIEFPLWTFRQIRKSWKSHSAAVSQNQAMSEAQTPMVAFFRLGAVSSSKSQLMNSLINENHHTFFHRHCPGSIKNRLLMDGMVEIAWFCPSGKETDYFPDCVAFCNLHGDAEANKKQMEILIEMSSVNVVLVSNPEKAAYKEIIQKLFRDTKPLICLLPEDKSCATRSMSGNYRIGLKDRNHTDVAKNLRTTIKECLSKSPSIFRTEDLNKPEVITKDEDDIECKIGKKAAQMLMSQLEAYEGSELKETFLPCQGKLWHDWCEMNKDLHRLHGNNLEMKKSEKQEKMKKTREDQHNYRLSGLMVQFTSSLHVLGENERLFFLKWVGILLDKHTSGDLSELHDQYNEKWKAVLDLKKKHDKSDQMKLEQNALEKISEKLNAATFGLEHILREMGQIYEAFISVQKSNEQYKGKTFTSLPKLAAEVLKSGHPLELMDGDAAHVPLIWVSAVLDELVKILGDQRVFVLSVMGIQRSGKSTMLNAMFGLQFAVSASRCTRGAFMQLVKVSEEMKEELKFDYIIVVDTEGLRALELAGKFTRHHDNELATFVVGLGNLTLINIFGENPAEMQDILQIVVQAFLRMKKVRLNPRCMFVHQNVGDITAGEKNMEGRRRLQEKLDEMTKLAAKEEDCEADCFSDVIEFNVQDDVYYFAKLWEGSPPMAPPNPSYSRNVLDLKKDIFKKATPSTGITLSQFKSRISDLWNALLNENFVFSFKNTLEIAVYRQLENEFGKWTWTLRSAMLTIEEKLYNRIEKLEEIKEQDLYSSMKKTKEEVDNSMRRCFEEDKDKDILIQWRVRCEIKIRELYEDLVRNTKQNVNEVIQHQHTRETFELQSTQKEYNTKLFNLSKDLALKLKSEITDEVLKKEFDKLWDKWVTEMTRDTLEVGEFTCETPPDRTFNFWEDAVKILSSGNEQASVYKQRSLLDYRHIDKLADYSPYVANLKRQKLTHYIPGMNKLAYEDNELVRTLVIDVIKETDGMIKMTCNKITRFGYKDSYIQEITDLVKKRVGQHHSEKQRIKINKEFTLDLCLHVCELMNCRFVEHHNLFRDANDPKVYLSKKKTHYYSVFRNYCKGATTTKVFGELICSNLRESILQVVYNKSAIDLATQIRSIMPEFNGNRTKLEIHILKSLAEKEDFNKYMEYIHYPQKHFKHFITEKVNEYISENNTVLNIFKGNLKEKVKTVRNAVHIATEEVKNSCGDADMWLRSFTSLLKDKLSLKEITFTDHKEITDFEFLQQLVSDGLTDMMSELDKSFKDVKDIKIEKFRKKPDELLIEHLCKCCWVQCPFCQATCTNTVEDHDGDHSVPFHRVDGISGMFFNSTTNLRSTVCTTMVQSYECFYPHGSEDVCIPYKSYRTAGGVYATWSIAPDISQLAYWKWFVCRFQKDLEKYYDKTFQGYGEIPKDWRRFNKEQAIESLDHYI